The proteins below are encoded in one region of Hordeum vulgare subsp. vulgare chromosome 3H, MorexV3_pseudomolecules_assembly, whole genome shotgun sequence:
- the LOC123441899 gene encoding protein NRT1/ PTR FAMILY 4.6-like, translating into MASSQLPLPQRICHTWRHPGLVFEAAFILRLDLQEGAKNMEHYFSFVENKKTPLLRSDPVPDNCGLAVSENEEMSKVTEGNAKFESMEYKEAGKAAETNGKVETYEVVGGKQYEVIEGKVDWRGRPAVRGRHGGVGNSFFILVNFGLENLASLSLAVNLIMYFMLVMHINLADASNLLTNYMGTSYMIAVLITVFADTFVGRYQTVIISSVVELIGLLLMTLQAHSPKLLPKGCKWPEPTCERVRGHSELRLYVGLYLVAIGSAGIKAALPAHCADQFDAKHPRERRQMSSFFNWLLLSLCIGGAFSVTVFVWIQNVKGWDRGFGAATGVMGLALIAFLVGMPRYRIFTVQGSSALLEILRVYIAAIRNRNLQIPENPDELYEISRSKAAPEVEFVSHRDRPFRFLDRAAIVQAPTEEAPSPWRQCRVTHVEHAKTVLAMVPIFCSAIIMGTCLAQFQTFSIQQGSTMNTWVGSFHMQPATLPIIPLGMLILAVPIYERLFVPFARGVTGHPNGIPYLQRVGVGLVLSIVSMCIAAVVEMYRKKVAVRNGMLDAIPMVNPLPMSVFWLAPQYGVFGIADMFTYIGLLEFFYSQAPPALKSMSSAFLWASMSLGYYFSTIIVKAVNAATKKHTLSGGWLNGNNINRNHLDLFFWLLAVLSFINFLNYLYWASWYKYVKPQDEEENVDEQQV; encoded by the exons ATGGCGTCGTCTCAGCTTCCTCTCCCGCAGCGCATATGCCACACATGGCGTCATCCCGGATTAGTTTTTGAAGCAGCGTTCATCCTGAGGCTTGATCTGCAGGAGGGGGCCAAAAACATGGAGCATTATTTTTCGTTTGTTGAAAACAAGAAGACG CCTTTGCTACGCTCCGACCCGGTACCTGACAACTGCGGCCTGGCTGTATCA GAGAACGAGGAGATGAGCAAGGTAACTGAAGGCAACGCTAAATTTGAATCCATG GAATACAAGGAGGCTGGCAAGGCAGCTGAAACCAATGGCAAG GTGGAAACATATGAAGTCGTTGGAGGAAAACAGTACGAAGTCATTGAAGGGAAGGTTGACTGGAGGGGAAGACCTGCTGTCCGAGGGCGCCATGGCGGTGTTGgcaattctttcttcattcttg TGAACTTTGGGCTGGAGAACCTGGCGTCTCTGTCTCTAGCCGTGAACCTTATCATGTACTTCATGTTGGTGATGCACATCAACCTCGCCGACGCCTCCAACCTGCTGACCAACTACATGGGCACGAGCTACATGATCGCGGTGCTCATCACCGTCTTTGCCGACACCTTTGTCGGCCGGTACCAGACCGTGATCATATCCTCCGTGGTGGAGCTCATC GGGCTCCTGCTGATGACGCTGCAAGCTCACTCCCCGAAGCTGCTCCCGAAAGGGTGCAAATGGCCGGAGCCGACGTGCGAGAGGGTGCGCGGCCACAGCGAGTTGCGGCTCTACGTCGGCCTGTACCTGGTGGCGATCGGGTCGGCGGGCATCAAGGCGGCGCTGCCGGCGCACTGCGCCGACCAGTTCGACGCCAAGCACCCCAGGGAGAGGCGCCAGATGTCCAGCTTCTTCAACTGGCTGCTGCTCAGCCTGTGCATCGGAGGGGCCTTCAGCGTCACGGTGTTCGTGTGGATCCAGAACGTCAAGGGCTGGGACAGAGGGTTCGGCGCCGCCACGGGGGTCATGGGCCTCGCCCTCATCGCCTTCCTCGTCGGCATGCCCCGGTACCGGATCTTCACGGTGCAGGGCAGCAGCGCGCTCCTCGAAATCTTGCGGGTGTACATTGCTGCGATCAGGAACAGGAACCTGCAGATCCCTGAGAACCCTGACGAGTTATACGAGATCAGCAGAAGCAAAGCTGCTCCTGAGGTGGAGTTCGTGTCCCACAGGGACAGGCCATTCAG GTTCCTGGACAGGGCGGCGATCGTTCAGGCACCGACGGAGGAGGCGCCGAGCCCGTGGCGGCAGTGCCGGGTGACGCACGTGGAGCACGCCAAGACGGTGCTGGCcatggtgcccatcttctgcagcGCCATCATCATGGGCACCTGCCTGGCCCAGTTTCAGACCTTCTCCATCCAGCAGGGCTCCACCATGAACACGTGGGTCGGGAGCTTCCATATGCAGCCGGCGACGCTGCCCATCATACCGCTGGGCATGCTCATCTTGGCCGTGCCCATCTACGAGCGCCTCTTCGTGCCCTTCGCCCGCGGCGTCACGGGCCACCCCAACGGCATCCCCTACCTGCAGCGCGTCGGCGTCGGCCTCGTGCTCTCCATCGTCTCCATGTGCATCGCCGCCGTCGTGGAGATGTACCGCAAGAAGGTGGCCGTCCGGAACGGCATGCTGGACGCGATCCCCATGGTGAACCCGCTGCCCATGTCCGTCTTCTGGCTGGCCCCGCAGTACGGCGTGTTCGGCATCGCCGACATGTTCACCTACATCGGCCTGCTCGAGTTCTTCTACTCGCAGGCGCCGCCCGCCCTCAAGTCCATGTCGTCGGCGTTCCTATGGGCCTCCATGTCGCTGGGATATTACTTCAGCACCATCATCGTCAAGGCCGTGAACGCGGCCACCAAGAAGCACACGCTGAGCGGAGGCTGGCTTAACGGCAACAACATCAACCGGAACCACCTCGACCTCTTCTTCTGGCTGCTCGCCGTGCTCAGCTTCATCAACTTCCTCAACTATCTCTACTGGGCCAGCTGGTACAAGTACGTCAAGCcccaggatgaggaggagaatgtGGACGAGCAGCAAGTGTGA
- the LOC123444404 gene encoding MACPF domain-containing protein CAD1-like, with the protein MNLGGSALEAALQAVGRGLDAAGDHRLLYCKGAGRLVTLDEARARDLPIGGSVLCGVPPDVEVEAYRGTRERSRPAPPGAAPDEPFVCSFQKMAEHFNRKAGLLETVPLGSFNSLFSFTGSWKNDAAATKALAVDGNSVPLYRVKITSDELILQESVELAIPYTWDPPALASFIENYGTHIITSVMVGGKDEVYIKQHSSSQLSETEFRNYVREIGYERFSDVENKSNAPPINYSEKDMTVIFRRRGGCDLVQNSGEWIKTVSSAPDVIGMTFLPIVSLVDDIPGKKHIARAIDLYLTYKPPIEELQYFLDFQVPLVWAPVPPGIAGQNRKEPVCPSLQFSLMGPKLFVSTEQVSVGRRPVTGLRLCLEGTKQNRLAIHLQHLGSLPKIFLPHWDSHITIGPPKWQGPEEQDSRWFEPIKWKNFAHVSTAPIEYTETNITDLSGVYIVTGAQLGVWDFGAKSVLHLKLLFSRVPGCTIRRSVWDHSPSSAMHRTDESSSSSSDNAKLVKIVDMTETLKGPQDAPGHWLVTGAKLGVEKGRIIVRAKYSLLNY; encoded by the exons ATGAACCTCGGCGGCTCCGCCCTGGAGGCCGCCCTGCAGGCGGTGGGGCGCGGCCTCGAcgccgccggcgaccaccgcCTGCTCTACTGCAAGGGCGCCGGGAGGCTCGTCACGCTCGACGAGGCCCGCGCGCGCGACCTGCCCATCGGCGGCAGCGTCCTCTGCGGCGTGCCTCCCGACGTCGAGGTAGAGGCCTACCGCGGCACCCGCGAGCGCAGCCGCCCGGccccccccggcgccgcccccgaCGAGCCCTTCGTCTGCAGCTTCCAGAAG ATGGCGGAGCATTTCAACAGGAAGGCCGGCTTGCTGGAAACAGTCCCGCTGGGCTCCTTCAACTCGCTCTTCAGTTTCACTGGTTCTTGGAAGAATGATGCAGCTGCGACGAAGGCCCTTGCAGTTGATGGCAATTCTGTTCCGCTATACAGAGTTAAAATAACCAGCGATGAACTGATTTTGCAAGAGAGTGTAGAGCTCGCAATTCCATATACTTGGGATCCACCAGCATTGGCTAG CTTTATCGAGAATTACGGCACACACATTATTACTTCTGTAATGGTCGGTGGAAAGGACGAAGTATACATAAAGCAGCATTCCTCATCCCAATTGTCTGAAACGGAGTTCAGAAATTATGTCAGAGAAATTGGGTATGAGAGATTCTCAGATGTGGAGAACAAGTCAAATGCACCCCCCATCAATTATAGTGAGAAG GATATGACAGTAATCTTCAGAAGGAGGGGAGGTTGCGATCTTGTTCAGAATTCTGGTGAATGGATAAAAACTGTTTCGTCAGCACCAGATGTCATAGGCATGACATTTCTCCCTATTGTTTCACTTGTCGATGATATACCTGGGAAGAAGCACATTGCTCGTGCCATTGATCTATACTTGACAT ACAAACCTCCAATTGAAGAGTTACAATACTTCTTAGATTTCCAAGTTCCACTAGTTTGGGCTCCAGTACCACCGGGTATTGCTGGTCAAAATAGAAAAGAGCCTGTGTGCCCGTCGCTTCAGTTCAGCTTGATGGGCCCAAAGCTATTTGTTAGCACAGAACAG GTATCTGTTGGGCGCCGACCAGTCACTGGCCTGAGGTTGTGCTTGGAAGGAACAAAGCAGAACCGCCTGGCTATTCATTTGCAGCACCTCGGCTCATTACCAAAGATATTTCTACCTCATTGGGACTCCCATATCACGATCGGGCCACCAAAATGGCAAGGGCCTGAAGAGCAGGATAGCCGATGGTTCGAACCAATCAAGTGGAAGAATTTTGCTCATGTCAGTACTGCGCCCATAGAGTACACTGAAACAAACATCACGGATCTGTCTGGCGTTTATATTGTCACGGGAGCACAATTAGGAGTGTGGGATTTTGGCGCAAAGAGCGTACTCCATCTTAAACTTTTGTTCTCCAGAGTTCCTGGGTGCACAATCAGGAGATCAGTATGGGACCACAGTCCAAGTTCTGCGATGCATAGAACAGATGAATCTTCATCGTCCTCAAGTGACAATGCTAAACTTGTAAAGATTGTCGACATGACAGAAACGCTGAAGGGCCCACAAGACGCACCTGGTCACTGGCTGGTCACAGGAGCAAAATTAGGCGTGGAGAAGGGCAGGATTATTGTGCGTGCAAAATACTCCTTGTTAAACTATTGA